A single Paenibacillus kribbensis DNA region contains:
- a CDS encoding ABC transporter ATP-binding protein: MDNQEAMKKLVRLFKPHIKAVVMLVSFIIVSSLANLLMPLISKRIMDEGLLKQNFKAVLLYSSAILFLFCIDKGMNLFKEMVRTRISAKIKKNLYQKAYSHIQRIKIAYFKNVNNTSTLNNVNQDIENMSRVTDDYVFFVVTQIFSILGGMVGLLLISWKMTLIVLSFIPLKILITYKFSRKKEQLMNGYLKRSHEYAHWFGDMLGGIRESRIFGCASYKEKEFERKIDNIVEIEKKSSMMDVFNTTFELTIMQFLTTALYIVGGSMFFSLQLTVGGIFAFITYSSYVTAPIAAIVNLKYIFSGILPSTKRFYSFLELEQESNAITRDFLLTQDFEPCDQIVFENVSFSYGTGNQILEDVNFSIKTGEKVAIVGANGSGKSTLLNLLLRFYEAKGGEITLNGINIRNLDIQDYRLHFSVLDQHFYLFDGSIEENVKLYTNLSEADLRQSINDSGLTKFVNSHSLDYQIGPNGSRLSGGQRQKLALARALAHEKAIFIWDEADTHLDAESEASLYALLESRLKNKTIIMVTHHLDLLERADKILLLSNGSVIQYENNNESWKDHKEYRQVAMAFSK, translated from the coding sequence ATGGATAACCAAGAAGCCATGAAAAAGCTAGTTCGTTTGTTCAAACCGCACATTAAAGCAGTAGTTATGTTGGTCAGCTTTATTATTGTTTCGAGTCTGGCCAATCTACTTATGCCGCTTATTAGTAAACGCATTATGGATGAGGGATTATTAAAACAAAATTTTAAAGCTGTTCTTCTATACTCTTCAGCTATATTGTTCTTATTCTGTATTGATAAAGGGATGAACTTGTTCAAAGAAATGGTACGAACCCGAATTAGTGCCAAAATTAAAAAGAATCTGTATCAAAAGGCTTATTCACATATTCAGCGTATAAAAATTGCTTATTTTAAAAATGTAAACAACACATCTACATTAAATAATGTGAATCAAGATATTGAAAATATGTCTAGAGTAACCGACGATTATGTATTTTTTGTCGTCACACAAATTTTTAGCATTTTAGGTGGGATGGTTGGATTATTACTTATTAGTTGGAAAATGACACTAATTGTTCTTAGCTTCATTCCTTTAAAAATTCTAATTACCTATAAATTTTCTCGAAAAAAAGAGCAACTTATGAACGGCTATCTGAAAAGGAGTCATGAATATGCACATTGGTTTGGAGACATGCTTGGAGGCATTAGGGAGTCTCGTATATTTGGATGTGCTAGTTACAAAGAAAAAGAATTTGAGCGAAAAATTGATAATATAGTTGAAATCGAAAAGAAATCATCTATGATGGATGTTTTTAATACTACCTTTGAACTGACAATTATGCAGTTTTTAACTACTGCCCTTTATATTGTTGGTGGAAGTATGTTCTTTAGCTTGCAGTTAACTGTAGGAGGGATTTTTGCATTTATCACCTATAGTAGCTATGTCACTGCCCCGATTGCTGCAATTGTAAATTTAAAATACATTTTTTCAGGTATCCTACCTTCAACAAAGCGGTTTTATAGTTTTCTAGAGCTTGAACAGGAAAGTAATGCGATCACTCGTGACTTTTTGTTAACCCAGGATTTTGAGCCATGTGATCAAATAGTCTTCGAGAATGTTAGTTTCTCATATGGTACGGGAAATCAAATATTAGAAGATGTTAACTTCTCAATTAAGACTGGAGAAAAAGTTGCAATAGTGGGTGCAAATGGCTCTGGTAAATCTACACTTCTAAATTTACTATTACGTTTTTACGAGGCTAAAGGTGGAGAAATCACTCTAAATGGTATAAATATTAGGAATCTTGATATACAAGATTACCGTCTCCACTTCTCTGTTTTAGATCAGCATTTCTATCTTTTTGATGGAAGCATTGAGGAAAATGTGAAGCTTTATACTAACCTGAGTGAAGCTGATTTACGTCAGTCTATTAACGACAGCGGTTTAACGAAATTTGTTAATTCTCATTCCCTTGATTACCAAATTGGCCCTAATGGCTCTCGATTATCTGGTGGTCAGAGACAAAAGTTGGCATTAGCCAGAGCTTTGGCTCATGAGAAAGCCATTTTTATTTGGGATGAAGCCGATACTCATCTGGATGCTGAGTCAGAAGCGAGCTTATATGCATTGCTTGAATCAAGATTGAAAAATAAGACCATCATTATGGTTACGCATCATTTAGACTTACTTGAACGGGCTGATAAAATTTTGTTACTTTCCAATGGTAGTGTAATACAGTATGAAAATAACAATGAATCTTGGAAGGATCATAAAGAATACCGTCAAGTAGCAATGGCGTTCAGTAAATAG
- a CDS encoding RNA polymerase sigma factor, which translates to MLLIIISKSDKQEDIDFFTELYIKFYPIMKTKAYEITQDYSVTDDLIQEAFIRLIKKIPILKSLNSCKRSSYIVHTIRNTSFNYVRKYSNEKNKCTYGLLDEGAEYIADSQLSIEEKYNLKEEYEQLGSIIGLLSERDQLLLINKYILELTDTELSKAIDVPAANIRSYLTRARRRALKLFLRKEEDKDHDRSFR; encoded by the coding sequence GTGCTCCTCATTATTATCTCTAAGTCGGATAAACAAGAGGACATCGATTTTTTCACAGAATTATACATAAAGTTCTACCCAATTATGAAAACAAAGGCTTACGAAATCACTCAAGACTACAGTGTTACGGATGACTTGATTCAAGAAGCGTTTATTCGATTAATTAAAAAAATTCCGATTTTAAAATCATTAAATTCTTGTAAAAGGTCCTCATATATTGTACATACAATACGAAATACTTCGTTTAACTACGTAAGGAAGTATTCGAATGAAAAAAATAAATGCACATATGGATTGCTTGATGAAGGAGCGGAATATATAGCTGATTCTCAACTGAGTATTGAGGAGAAATATAATTTGAAGGAGGAATATGAGCAATTAGGGAGTATCATAGGATTGTTGTCTGAGAGGGACCAACTACTGTTAATTAATAAATATATTTTAGAATTAACTGATACAGAGTTATCCAAGGCTATAGATGTCCCAGCGGCCAATATCCGTTCCTATTTAACTCGTGCTAGGCGGAGAGCACTGAAATTATTTCTGCGGAAAGAGGAGGACAAAGATCATGACAGATCATTCCGTTAA
- a CDS encoding sulfatase-like hydrolase/transferase: protein MNDSSFLPRFLEQPNFLVLLVDEERYPVVYENPEIKEWSRQNLITQGLLRSHGLEFHRHYIGSAACSPSRTTLFTGHYPSLHGVTQTDGVAKEAFDSDMFWLDRNTVPTMGDYFRAAGYQTYYKGKWHISDEDMIIPGTHQALPSYHPLTGVPDRKRQDLYEQADRLNSFGFSGWIGPEPHGRNPRNSGSSAGFGLRGRDEVYAADTVELIEALDRQKEYDNYANPWLVVASFVNPHDIVLYGAITAQLPMFRFEVEPMPAVAPPPTINEWLATKPRCQASYRDIYPRALQPIVDQPFYRKLYYQLQKNADRQMFKVFEALTRSSFYDNTIVIFTSDHGDLLGAHGNLHQKFYCAYEEIVHVLLVIHNRHLFPQYKSEHTLTNHVDLLPTMLGLANVDITAIQSRLQNSFTEARPLVGRDLTPVIRGQNQGEIANQPVYFMTDDDITRGQRQINVLGEPYPSVIQPNHIETVIAPLQRDGVQELWKFSRYFDSTQFWSQPGVKDVTIRPVGDHTCGPYSKWATQVKTQPDHDEYELYNLTNDPLETCNLAYPAFATQQTRSVQQQMMHLLEEQRKHKRLYPAQTCIW from the coding sequence ATGAACGATAGCTCATTTTTGCCCAGATTCCTTGAACAGCCTAATTTTCTGGTGCTCCTTGTGGATGAGGAACGGTATCCCGTGGTTTATGAAAACCCGGAGATCAAAGAATGGAGCAGGCAAAACCTTATTACGCAAGGGCTTTTGAGGTCCCACGGGCTGGAGTTTCACAGGCATTATATAGGAAGCGCTGCGTGTAGCCCCAGCAGAACAACCTTGTTTACTGGCCATTATCCGTCACTCCATGGTGTCACTCAGACAGACGGAGTGGCCAAGGAGGCATTCGACTCCGATATGTTCTGGCTGGATAGAAACACGGTGCCCACCATGGGAGATTATTTTCGCGCAGCTGGATACCAAACCTATTATAAAGGAAAATGGCATATATCCGACGAGGATATGATCATCCCGGGTACACACCAGGCGCTTCCTAGCTACCATCCGCTAACGGGGGTACCCGATAGAAAACGGCAAGACCTATATGAGCAAGCTGACCGCTTGAATAGCTTCGGCTTTTCCGGATGGATCGGTCCTGAACCGCATGGGCGAAACCCGCGAAACTCCGGTTCCTCTGCTGGTTTTGGTTTACGCGGGAGAGACGAGGTATATGCTGCGGATACCGTAGAACTCATCGAAGCCCTTGACCGCCAGAAGGAATATGACAATTATGCCAATCCTTGGTTGGTCGTAGCTTCATTTGTGAATCCACATGACATTGTTTTATACGGTGCGATTACTGCACAATTGCCCATGTTTCGGTTTGAGGTGGAGCCGATGCCCGCAGTCGCTCCTCCTCCGACAATCAACGAATGGCTGGCTACAAAGCCGCGCTGTCAGGCAAGCTATCGGGATATTTACCCTAGAGCTTTACAGCCCATTGTGGATCAGCCTTTTTACCGTAAGCTATACTACCAGTTGCAAAAAAATGCGGATCGCCAAATGTTTAAGGTATTTGAAGCGCTGACCCGTTCTTCTTTTTACGATAATACCATTGTTATTTTTACATCCGATCATGGAGATTTGCTAGGGGCTCACGGCAATCTTCATCAAAAATTTTACTGTGCCTACGAAGAGATTGTGCACGTGCTTTTGGTTATCCATAACAGGCATCTGTTTCCACAGTATAAAAGCGAGCATACCCTGACAAACCACGTGGATCTCCTGCCTACCATGCTTGGACTGGCGAATGTAGACATCACTGCGATCCAGAGCCGCCTGCAAAACAGCTTTACCGAAGCACGTCCTTTGGTCGGGCGTGACCTTACTCCTGTTATCCGAGGACAGAACCAAGGTGAAATAGCTAACCAGCCGGTCTATTTTATGACCGATGACGACATTACCCGAGGCCAGCGGCAGATCAATGTACTGGGGGAGCCATATCCGTCTGTTATTCAGCCCAATCATATCGAGACGGTCATTGCGCCCCTGCAAAGAGATGGCGTGCAGGAGCTGTGGAAGTTTAGCCGCTATTTTGACAGTACCCAATTCTGGAGTCAACCGGGAGTGAAGGATGTGACTATACGGCCCGTGGGTGATCATACATGCGGACCATATTCTAAATGGGCTACACAGGTCAAAACTCAACCAGATCATGACGAATATGAATTGTATAATCTAACCAACGACCCTTTGGAAACATGCAACCTTGCCTATCCTGCATTTGCAACGCAGCAGACCAGAAGCGTTCAACAACAGATGATGCACTTACTGGAGGAACAGCGTAAACATAAGCGTTTATATCCCGCTCAAACATGTATATGGTGA
- a CDS encoding carbohydrate ABC transporter permease translates to MNVKTAVQQARANSRSGEKTFQSFVAILLTVGGLLMVLPFAWMILSSFKTEGEVTQIPPTIWPQHFTLDNFKILFDSMAFGTYLTNTLVIVLASFFGLFLNAMAGYGFAKFKFKGRGFLFYLVLATMMIPGQVTMIPVYLILNQMGLTNTMMGIVLPGLVGAFAIFLFRQFMSDIPEELLEATRLDGAGEFRTFLQIVLPISTPILAVQAILTFIGGWNSFLWPLIIANDEKLYTLSVGLSLLKGQNESQFALQMAGSTFMVLPIMIIFIVFQKYIIENYTISGIK, encoded by the coding sequence ATGAACGTGAAAACAGCTGTTCAGCAAGCCCGCGCCAACTCGCGCAGTGGTGAAAAAACATTTCAATCGTTCGTGGCAATTCTCCTGACCGTGGGAGGTTTGTTGATGGTGCTGCCTTTTGCGTGGATGATTCTATCCTCCTTTAAGACCGAGGGCGAGGTAACCCAAATTCCTCCGACCATCTGGCCGCAGCATTTCACATTGGACAATTTTAAAATTCTGTTCGATAGCATGGCTTTTGGCACCTATCTGACCAATACGCTGGTCATTGTATTAGCTTCCTTTTTCGGATTATTCCTGAACGCCATGGCAGGCTACGGGTTTGCCAAATTCAAATTTAAGGGCAGAGGTTTTCTGTTCTATCTGGTGCTGGCCACAATGATGATTCCGGGGCAGGTAACGATGATTCCCGTGTATTTGATTCTGAACCAGATGGGATTGACCAATACCATGATGGGGATCGTCCTGCCTGGTCTGGTGGGAGCATTCGCCATCTTCCTGTTCCGGCAGTTCATGTCGGATATTCCCGAAGAATTGCTGGAGGCGACCCGTCTGGACGGGGCAGGCGAATTTCGAACCTTTCTGCAAATTGTACTGCCTATTTCAACACCGATTTTGGCAGTGCAGGCCATCCTGACCTTCATTGGCGGCTGGAACAGCTTTCTGTGGCCACTCATTATTGCGAACGATGAGAAGCTGTACACCTTGTCCGTCGGTCTGTCGCTGCTCAAGGGACAGAACGAGAGCCAATTTGCGCTCCAGATGGCCGGCTCGACCTTTATGGTCTTACCGATTATGATTATCTTCATTGTTTTTCAAAAGTATATTATCGAGAACTATACAATTTCGGGTATTAAGTAG
- a CDS encoding carbohydrate ABC transporter permease, whose translation MKGSSQKLAPYLFIGPSIILLTLFSLLPILLALVISFTDMDLSGLVNYDSIRFIGLENYKNVLLDPSFIKSMGNTLFFVIIGVPLVLLFSLSIAILINMGKSRAFKIFRVVFYLPSVTNVVAVAVVWSYLYNPTLGLFNYVLGLVNLSPVPWLTDPTVAKISLIVLAVWRGIGLNMIIFIAAIKGIPGSYYEAAQLDGANTWQQIRYITLPQLRYAIFFVSITTMIGWLQFFEEPFVMTKGKPLDGTLTASLFIYNNGFQFSKFGYAAAGSFILFFAIIAVTLIQFRLQNKAES comes from the coding sequence ATGAAAGGAAGCTCGCAGAAGCTTGCGCCATACTTGTTTATCGGTCCCTCCATCATCCTGCTGACGCTGTTTTCGCTATTGCCGATTTTACTGGCGCTCGTGATCAGCTTCACCGATATGGATCTGTCAGGACTCGTTAATTATGATAGTATTCGCTTTATCGGACTGGAAAATTATAAGAATGTGCTGCTAGATCCTTCTTTTATAAAATCCATGGGTAATACCCTGTTCTTCGTTATTATCGGTGTTCCGTTGGTGCTGTTATTTTCGCTAAGCATTGCGATCCTGATTAATATGGGTAAATCACGTGCTTTCAAAATATTCCGCGTCGTGTTCTATCTGCCGTCCGTAACGAATGTGGTTGCAGTCGCGGTCGTATGGAGCTATCTGTATAATCCGACGCTCGGATTATTCAACTATGTGCTTGGCCTGGTGAATCTGAGCCCTGTTCCATGGTTGACCGATCCGACCGTGGCGAAAATTTCGCTGATTGTGCTGGCGGTTTGGCGGGGCATAGGCTTGAATATGATTATTTTTATTGCGGCTATTAAAGGGATTCCAGGCTCTTACTATGAGGCGGCTCAGCTTGACGGGGCCAACACATGGCAGCAAATTCGTTATATCACCCTTCCGCAGCTGCGTTACGCTATTTTCTTCGTCTCCATTACGACGATGATCGGCTGGCTGCAATTTTTCGAGGAACCGTTCGTCATGACCAAAGGGAAACCGCTTGACGGCACGCTGACAGCATCTCTGTTTATATACAATAACGGCTTCCAGTTTAGTAAATTCGGTTATGCCGCGGCGGGATCATTTATTCTGTTCTTTGCGATCATCGCGGTGACGCTGATTCAGTTCCGTTTGCAAAATAAAGCGGAGTCCTGA
- a CDS encoding extracellular solute-binding protein, translating to MMKRTLGIILASTLLLGGALAGCSSKDESSGKDANGKTTITLWGMGAEGKLLPEIVKDFEKENPDIHVEVQALPWDNAHDKLLTAVASKSGPDVVQLGTSWVPELAAAGALTDITPYVSKYPELEPKNFFPGAVDTAKFEGKPVGVPWYTETKILFYRSDLLKQVGYNEAPKTWEELSDAAQKLAARGKGKYGIAINAKEQSLGFMFALQNGSKLIDEQGNPLFNQPPFVEAVKYLNTFFQNGSNALDLGIDSVQGLQGDGIVPMFISGPFMIREIKSKAPELEGKWNVAELPGKVNNLSVLGGSNLSIMQFSKHPEEAAKFMAFMSKPETQLKWMELSSTLPAATKSWDDAKLKSDPMLQTIRKQLEHSASLPQLAAWEEVSQQFIKSFERIYRGQADVQKEMDDFNQQAASMMKK from the coding sequence ATGATGAAAAGAACGTTGGGGATCATTTTGGCAAGCACTCTATTACTGGGGGGCGCATTGGCTGGCTGTTCGTCCAAGGATGAGTCATCCGGCAAGGATGCGAACGGAAAGACAACCATCACCCTATGGGGGATGGGGGCAGAAGGAAAGCTGCTGCCTGAGATTGTGAAGGATTTTGAAAAAGAAAATCCCGATATTCATGTAGAGGTGCAGGCACTGCCTTGGGACAACGCCCACGATAAGCTGCTAACGGCAGTTGCCTCCAAATCCGGTCCGGACGTGGTTCAGTTGGGTACGTCTTGGGTTCCTGAGCTTGCGGCTGCGGGTGCATTGACGGATATCACTCCTTATGTCAGCAAATACCCTGAGCTGGAGCCGAAGAATTTCTTCCCGGGTGCTGTGGATACGGCAAAATTTGAGGGAAAACCTGTAGGTGTTCCTTGGTATACCGAAACGAAAATTTTGTTCTACCGTTCAGATCTATTGAAGCAAGTCGGATATAATGAAGCACCTAAAACGTGGGAAGAGCTTTCTGACGCTGCTCAAAAGCTGGCAGCGCGTGGCAAAGGGAAATACGGTATTGCCATTAATGCGAAAGAGCAGTCTCTGGGCTTTATGTTCGCTCTTCAGAACGGCTCCAAGCTGATCGATGAGCAGGGCAATCCGCTGTTCAACCAGCCACCATTTGTAGAGGCTGTGAAGTATTTGAACACCTTTTTCCAAAATGGCTCTAATGCCCTCGATCTTGGGATAGATTCCGTTCAGGGATTGCAAGGTGATGGTATCGTTCCGATGTTTATCAGCGGTCCTTTTATGATTAGAGAAATCAAGAGCAAAGCACCGGAACTGGAAGGCAAATGGAATGTAGCCGAGCTTCCGGGCAAAGTAAACAACCTGTCTGTTTTGGGCGGGTCGAACCTTTCGATTATGCAGTTTAGCAAGCACCCAGAGGAAGCGGCCAAATTCATGGCTTTCATGAGTAAACCGGAGACGCAACTGAAATGGATGGAGCTATCCAGTACCTTGCCTGCTGCTACCAAGTCATGGGACGATGCCAAGCTGAAGAGTGATCCGATGCTTCAAACGATTCGCAAACAGCTCGAGCATTCCGCATCTTTACCGCAACTGGCCGCATGGGAAGAGGTTTCTCAGCAATTCATCAAGAGCTTCGAACGCATTTACCGTGGTCAAGCCGACGTCCAGAAGGAAATGGATGACTTTAATCAGCAGGCTGCAAGTATGATGAAAAAATAA
- the bglX gene encoding beta-glucosidase BglX produces MEQQLNSYLQSMTLEEKVDQLLQLVGAFFEDAGTEGQITGPMASLGITEETVHNVGSVLGLAGAKEVIRVQQAHLSKNRLGIPLLIMADIVHGFKTIFPIPLAIGCSWDMRLAEESATIAAREAAVSGIHVTFAPMVDLVRDPRWGRVMESTGEDPYLNSEFARAFVRGYQGKDLTNDTDRVAACVKHFAAYGAGEGGRDYNTVDLSAWQLREYYLPSYKAALDEGCEMVMTSFNTVEGVAATGNKRLMRDLLRDEWGFDGVLISDWAAIKELIPHGIAEDEREAAQKALLAGVDIEMMTSCYNGHLPELVRSGQLDEALVDEAVMRVLKLKQKLGLFDNPLRGADPEREREIVFCDAHRAVAKELAIKSCVLLKNDSVLPLKRSQHIALIGPFAQSGDILGSWSWSGSQDEAIRVIDGFQSKISSSLLTVATGCSIEDVTAEDMTAEQYAEALQAASQAEIIVLALGERSDMSGEAGSRSNIRLPQAQLELIKRLKTLNKPMVAVLFNGRPLDLHGVIEEADAVLEAWFPGGEGGAAIADLLYGDAEPTGRLTMSFPQSVGQVPVYYNHFNTGRPQLDPNTKERYVSQYLDVPNEPLFPFGYGLSYTEVAYDSIQLSSETLVPGQALTVKVRVTNAGARPVEETVQCYVRDISGDTVRPLKELKDFRKVLLPPGESREVEFALTKPQLRYHHADLSFSSDSGEFAVLTGPNSRDTTEGRFRLVKETGK; encoded by the coding sequence ATGGAACAACAACTCAATTCCTATTTGCAAAGCATGACCCTTGAAGAAAAGGTCGACCAGTTGCTTCAGCTTGTGGGCGCCTTTTTCGAGGATGCCGGAACAGAAGGACAAATTACCGGGCCTATGGCTTCTCTTGGCATCACCGAGGAAACCGTCCACAACGTCGGTTCCGTGCTTGGCCTCGCAGGAGCCAAGGAAGTGATTCGTGTGCAGCAGGCCCATTTGAGCAAAAACCGTCTGGGCATTCCGCTTCTAATTATGGCAGATATTGTACACGGCTTCAAAACGATTTTTCCGATACCGCTGGCTATAGGCTGCTCCTGGGATATGCGACTTGCAGAAGAGAGCGCTACCATTGCTGCGAGAGAGGCAGCTGTGTCGGGGATACACGTTACTTTTGCCCCGATGGTTGATTTGGTGCGTGACCCGCGCTGGGGCCGTGTTATGGAATCTACAGGAGAAGACCCTTACCTCAACAGCGAATTTGCCCGTGCGTTTGTGCGTGGCTACCAGGGCAAGGATCTGACGAACGATACCGACCGGGTGGCCGCGTGCGTGAAGCATTTTGCCGCCTATGGAGCCGGAGAAGGCGGGCGGGATTACAATACTGTCGATCTGTCCGCATGGCAGCTGCGGGAATATTATCTCCCCTCCTACAAAGCTGCGCTGGATGAAGGCTGCGAAATGGTGATGACCTCCTTCAATACCGTAGAAGGTGTAGCCGCAACGGGCAATAAGCGCCTGATGCGCGATTTGCTTCGCGATGAATGGGGCTTTGATGGCGTACTCATCTCCGATTGGGCCGCCATCAAGGAGCTGATCCCCCACGGCATCGCCGAGGATGAGCGCGAAGCAGCACAGAAAGCATTGCTGGCAGGCGTGGATATCGAAATGATGACCTCCTGCTATAACGGGCATCTGCCTGAGCTGGTTCGCAGCGGACAGTTGGACGAAGCACTCGTGGATGAAGCGGTGATGCGTGTGTTGAAGCTCAAGCAAAAGCTGGGCTTGTTCGACAATCCGCTGCGCGGCGCGGACCCTGAGCGGGAACGTGAGATTGTGTTCTGCGATGCCCATCGGGCGGTTGCCAAGGAGCTGGCGATCAAGTCATGCGTGCTGCTCAAAAATGATTCCGTTCTTCCATTGAAGCGCAGCCAGCATATTGCGTTGATCGGACCGTTCGCACAGAGCGGTGATATCCTCGGCTCTTGGTCCTGGAGCGGCTCGCAGGACGAAGCGATTCGTGTGATTGACGGATTCCAATCGAAAATCTCTTCCTCGCTGCTCACAGTAGCGACAGGCTGCTCCATAGAAGATGTGACCGCAGAAGATATGACCGCTGAGCAATATGCAGAGGCTCTGCAAGCTGCCAGCCAAGCAGAAATTATCGTGCTGGCGCTTGGGGAGCGCTCGGATATGAGCGGTGAAGCAGGCAGTCGCTCAAATATTCGCCTGCCCCAAGCCCAACTGGAGCTGATAAAGCGCTTGAAAACGCTGAATAAGCCTATGGTAGCCGTCTTGTTTAATGGTCGCCCATTGGACCTGCACGGTGTCATTGAAGAAGCAGACGCCGTACTGGAGGCCTGGTTCCCCGGTGGCGAAGGCGGCGCAGCGATTGCCGATTTGCTGTACGGCGATGCCGAGCCTACGGGTCGCCTGACGATGTCCTTCCCGCAATCAGTTGGACAAGTGCCCGTGTATTACAATCATTTTAATACAGGACGTCCGCAGCTAGATCCGAATACCAAGGAACGCTACGTGTCCCAATACCTGGACGTACCGAACGAGCCTTTATTCCCGTTCGGATATGGCCTGAGCTACACCGAAGTAGCCTATGACAGCATACAGCTTTCCAGCGAAACTCTTGTACCCGGTCAGGCGCTAACGGTTAAAGTGCGGGTAACGAACGCAGGGGCTCGTCCCGTCGAAGAAACCGTTCAGTGCTATGTCCGTGACATCAGCGGAGATACGGTTCGCCCGTTGAAGGAACTGAAGGATTTCCGCAAAGTCCTTCTTCCCCCGGGCGAAAGCCGGGAAGTGGAATTTGCATTGACCAAGCCGCAGCTGCGCTATCACCATGCAGACCTGAGCTTTAGCAGTGATAGCGGTGAGTTTGCTGTCCTTACAGGACCTAACAGCCGGGATACGACCGAAGGACGTTTTCGATTAGTGAAAGAAACCGGAAAGTGA